CGCATGGCGGAAGTTCACCGTGTACACGGACCGATACGTGTCTCCGTCGTGGCCTTCGACGATCTCCAGAACACCGGCTCCTCCGAAGCCCTTGAGGGGTTTCGCGCTGCCGGGAGTGTCCCCGTACTGCACATCGAGCAGCAGCGTACCGAACGTGTCTTGGACTGGCCCCGGCAGTCCCTTCAGATCTTTCCAGCTCGACGCGATGAAGTACAGTGGCTTCCGGGTCGGCGGCGGCATGGTGCAGTATAGCAGATATACTATAGGCGGTCAATCCCCGAGCAGGCACCGACAGCGCATCAGCAAGCCAAAGGCCCCGCTCCTCGGCCCTTGTCTTGTCGCTACTTGGCGTCTGTGACGTCTTCGTACTTGCAGTAGTGGGCCTGGGTAGAGTTGAACTACCGACCTCACGCTTATCAGTCTACCAACGTTAGGGCCCCAAGTCCGGCAACTTGCGGGAAAACCGAGACATCCTGCGCGATCTGCCCCGTCGGGCGAGGGCTGAAAACGGCAGAAAGCCAGTCCGAATCGACACCACAAGCCACACCACGATACATTGGGCACCCGGCGCGGCGATCCGCACGCCGCGACGCCGGCCGCGACGGCCGAAACCTGGGCCCGCGGGCTCCGTCGTACTGGCAGCCTTCCGCGCGCGGTGGTAGGATAGCCCGATGCCGGACGCCCTCTCGAGCGAATTCGTCGCCCTCCAGCAGGCCGTGGTGGGACGCTACTCGCTGGAGGGCGAGCTGGGCCGCGGCGGGATGGGCATCGTGTTCCTGGCCCGCGACGTCGCGCTCGACCGGCTGGTCGCGATCAAGCTGCTGCCGCCGGCGCAGGCCGCCCAGGCGGGGCTCAAGGACCGCTTCCTGCGCGAGGCCCGCACTTCGGCCAAGCTCTCGCATCCCAACATCGTCCCGATCCACGTCGTCGAGGAGGCCGCCGGGCTCGTCTTCTTCGTGATGGCGTTCGTCGAGGGCGAGACCCTCGGCCAGCGGCTGCGGACCAAGGGACCGCTGAGTCCAGCGGCCGGCGCGCGCGTACTCCAGGAAGTGGCCTGGGCGCTCGCCTACGCACACCTGCGCGGGATCGTCCACCGCGACGTCAAGCCCGACAACATCCTGATCGAGCAGGGCACCGGCCGGGCGATGGTGAGCGACTTCGGGATCGCGCGCGCCGGCGAAACGAGCGGCGGCACGGCGGTCGGCGAGATCATCGGCACCGCGCAGTACATGAGCCCCGAACAGGCGAGCGGCGAGCGGGTTGACGGGCGCAGCGACATCTACTCGCTCGGCATCGTGGGCTTCTACGCGCTCTCGGGGAAACTGCCGTTCGACTCGCCGGAAGTCCCGGCGCTGCTCGCGATGCAGATCACGATGCCCGCACCGCCGCTCTCGACGGTCGCGCCGGGCGTGCCGGCGAAAGCGGCGCAGGCGATCGATAAGTGCCTGGTCAAGAACCCGGACGACCGGTGGCCCACGGGCGAGGCGTTCGCCGACGCGCTGGTCCAGTCGACCGACGTGGTGCGGGGAATTCCGGCTCCGATCCGGGTGTGGCTCACGCGCGGCCAGGCCGCGCGTCCTTTGCTGTATCTCTGGTCGGTGGCGCTCGCCGAGGGGGCGGGCATCATCCTGGCCAATGGCGGGAGCCCGGCGATCCCCCTGGGCCTGCTCGGCGTCACCTGGGGCGTGTTCCTGCTCAACCGGATCTACCGCACGCAGCAGGTGCTGGCGGTCGGTTACACCGTGGACGACATCCGCGTGGCACTTCAGCAGTACATCGAGCACCGCAAGGAAGAGCTGGCCTTCCAGTACGACTACGACCGCGAGCCGCCCTGG
The sequence above is drawn from the Gemmatimonadales bacterium genome and encodes:
- a CDS encoding type II toxin-antitoxin system RelE/ParE family toxin; translated protein: MPPPTRKPLYFIASSWKDLKGLPGPVQDTFGTLLLDVQYGDTPGSAKPLKGFGGAGVLEIVEGHDGDTYRSVYTVNFRHAVYVLHVFQKKSRHGIATPKRDLDLVRRRYHIAERHYATLEHQEDRHA
- a CDS encoding serine/threonine-protein kinase codes for the protein MPDALSSEFVALQQAVVGRYSLEGELGRGGMGIVFLARDVALDRLVAIKLLPPAQAAQAGLKDRFLREARTSAKLSHPNIVPIHVVEEAAGLVFFVMAFVEGETLGQRLRTKGPLSPAAGARVLQEVAWALAYAHLRGIVHRDVKPDNILIEQGTGRAMVSDFGIARAGETSGGTAVGEIIGTAQYMSPEQASGERVDGRSDIYSLGIVGFYALSGKLPFDSPEVPALLAMQITMPAPPLSTVAPGVPAKAAQAIDKCLVKNPDDRWPTGEAFADALVQSTDVVRGIPAPIRVWLTRGQAARPLLYLWSVALAEGAGIILANGGSPAIPLGLLGVTWGVFLLNRIYRTQQVLAVGYTVDDIRVALQQYIEHRKEELAFQYDYDREPPWWAKAIRWTTIGAIGVSITALVSAFAISNAASLARVGWLFLGSTVVG